In a genomic window of Candidatus Omnitrophota bacterium:
- a CDS encoding nucleotidyltransferase domain-containing protein → MLIPAGRKNILQVFLKDPFREVHLREISRLSKSSLANVDNSMRLFVKNDMFIRRELSHSTFFKPNLENEDTVKVFEFLELERRKVFYSKNKGIARLLKKYTDTIIGLSNKKIQLVILFGSVARGEWKKGSDIDILAVIPDKENDIVDILNKAKTDVSPLLEIRPISTTIRKFAEGFKAKTEFYDNLWKDRIVLYNEFLFWQLIRERG, encoded by the coding sequence ATGTTGATACCAGCCGGAAGAAAAAATATTTTACAAGTATTTTTAAAGGATCCTTTTAGGGAAGTTCACCTTAGAGAAATCTCTCGCCTGTCGAAATCTTCGCTTGCCAATGTCGATAATTCCATGCGGCTATTCGTTAAAAATGATATGTTTATAAGGCGTGAATTGTCGCACTCGACCTTCTTTAAGCCTAATCTTGAGAACGAAGATACAGTAAAGGTATTTGAGTTTTTAGAGCTTGAGCGGCGCAAGGTATTCTATTCAAAGAATAAGGGCATCGCGCGCCTGCTTAAAAAGTATACAGACACCATTATAGGACTCTCAAACAAAAAAATTCAACTTGTTATCCTTTTTGGTTCCGTAGCGAGAGGCGAATGGAAAAAGGGAAGCGATATTGATATACTTGCGGTTATTCCTGATAAAGAAAATGATATCGTTGATATATTGAATAAGGCTAAGACTGATGTCAGCCCCCTATTGGAAATACGGCCGATAAGCACCACGATAAGAAAATTCGCGGAAGGTTTTAAGGCAAAAACGGAGTTCTATGATAACCTGTGGAAAGACCGTATAGTGCTGTATAATGAATTTTTATTCTGGCAGCTGATCAGAGAACGGGGGTAA
- a CDS encoding polysaccharide deacetylase family protein, translated as MRSKIIKTFVKVIIILFIFSSGFYFLWLYPRFTVPVLTYHSFDYAKGLLFVSPENFERQMHYLKDKGFKVIPLDELVEGIKNKKKFAHNTVVITIDDGYENNFTYAYPVLKKYGFPAIIFLITNDIGIHENFLNWDEVKEMSKNNISFGGHTKNHIYLPSVKKEDVLWDEIAGCKKAIEEHLGIPVDYFCYPLGGFTEEAKITVKKAGYKGACVTNRGDDILNRYDLYELNRVSVRNTDPYFSFSNLLNPIRFRAKLSGYYNIFREEKRGY; from the coding sequence ATGCGAAGTAAAATTATCAAAACTTTTGTAAAAGTAATTATAATACTGTTTATATTTAGCAGCGGTTTTTATTTCCTCTGGCTTTATCCAAGATTTACGGTTCCGGTACTTACTTATCACAGTTTTGATTATGCAAAAGGATTGTTATTCGTATCGCCAGAAAACTTTGAAAGGCAGATGCATTATCTTAAAGATAAAGGTTTTAAGGTTATCCCCCTGGATGAACTGGTTGAGGGTATAAAAAATAAGAAAAAGTTTGCGCATAACACCGTTGTTATTACTATAGATGATGGTTATGAAAACAACTTTACTTATGCCTATCCCGTCCTGAAGAAATATGGTTTTCCAGCGATTATATTCTTAATTACTAATGACATAGGGATCCACGAAAACTTTTTGAATTGGGATGAAGTTAAGGAGATGTCTAAGAATAATATTTCTTTTGGCGGCCACACAAAAAATCATATTTATTTGCCTTCAGTAAAGAAAGAAGATGTCTTATGGGATGAGATAGCCGGTTGTAAAAAAGCCATTGAGGAACATCTTGGGATACCGGTTGACTATTTTTGTTATCCTTTGGGTGGATTTACGGAGGAAGCGAAAATAACCGTTAAGAAAGCAGGATATAAAGGGGCCTGTGTAACTAACCGCGGCGATGATATATTAAATAGGTACGATCTTTATGAATTAAACAGGGTCTCAGTTAGGAATACCGATCCGTATTTTTCATTTTCTAATCTGCTTAATCCAATCAGATTTCGGGCTAAATTGTCGGGTTATTACAATATTTTTAGAGAAGAGAAAAGGGGCTATTAA
- a CDS encoding polysaccharide deacetylase family protein, translated as MYHNISYEKSSSCVTPENLVKQMEYIKRNGYDVITLDELAGSIKDKRRLKRNKVVITLDDGYEDNFKYAYPVFKKFGFAATIFLPTDYMGRKGYLTWDQIRLMSKDKISFGGHTKTHLYLGLVNDDKILREEIAGSKKTIERETGVPADYFCYPIGGFNERVKEIVKEAGYKGACTTNRGTNSFNRDIYELKRVKMTNFDMDKPFSFRLKLSGYYNLFRGRQDSY; from the coding sequence ATGTATCACAATATTAGCTATGAAAAGAGTAGTTCCTGCGTTACTCCGGAGAACCTGGTTAAGCAGATGGAATATATTAAGAGGAACGGCTATGATGTGATCACTTTAGATGAATTAGCCGGGAGTATTAAAGACAAAAGGCGCCTTAAAAGAAACAAGGTTGTGATTACTCTGGACGATGGGTACGAAGACAATTTCAAATATGCCTATCCTGTTTTTAAAAAATTTGGATTTGCCGCTACAATATTTCTCCCTACGGATTATATGGGAAGGAAAGGGTATCTAACTTGGGACCAGATCAGGCTGATGTCCAAGGATAAGATTTCTTTTGGCGGCCACACTAAAACACATTTGTATCTTGGTTTGGTAAATGATGATAAAATCTTAAGAGAAGAGATTGCCGGCTCAAAAAAAACAATCGAGCGGGAAACAGGGGTACCGGCGGATTATTTTTGTTATCCTATCGGTGGATTTAACGAGAGAGTAAAAGAAATTGTCAAAGAAGCAGGTTATAAAGGCGCCTGCACTACAAATCGCGGAACTAATAGCTTTAATCGAGATATCTATGAGCTTAAGAGAGTCAAGATGACTAATTTTGACATGGATAAACCTTTTTCTTTCCGGCTAAAGCTTTCAGGATATTATAATTTATTCAGAGGCAGGCAAGATTCATATTAA
- a CDS encoding Bro-N domain-containing protein, with product METKIAVFKGKGVRKAIHNNEWWFSVVDACGALTDSLDAGAYWRKLKQRLKEEGSEVVTFCHGFKLEAPDGKKYETDCANTEGIFRIIQSIPSPKAEPFKRCLARVGYERIKEIEDPELATKRTRALYKAKGYSDNWIEKRMRGIAIREELTDEWQKRGAQEQKDYEILTAEISKATFGITPSQYKKIKRLKRENLRDHMDDLELIFTMPGERATTEIHRTEDSRGVPKLKSDAKAGGDIAGNARKQLEKRIRRSIVSKDNFLEQSKKLKNCLINN from the coding sequence ATGGAGACAAAAATAGCAGTATTTAAAGGGAAAGGGGTACGGAAAGCCATCCATAATAATGAGTGGTGGTTTTCGGTCGTGGATGCGTGTGGGGCATTAACGGATAGTCTTGATGCAGGCGCTTATTGGCGTAAATTAAAACAAAGACTAAAAGAGGAAGGTAGTGAGGTCGTGACATTTTGTCACGGATTTAAATTAGAAGCGCCTGATGGTAAAAAATACGAAACCGATTGCGCTAATACAGAAGGCATTTTTCGTATTATCCAGTCAATTCCCTCACCTAAAGCTGAACCATTTAAGCGGTGCTTGGCAAGGGTTGGTTATGAACGTATCAAAGAAATAGAGGATCCGGAATTAGCCACTAAGAGGACCCGTGCCTTATACAAGGCGAAAGGTTATAGCGATAATTGGATTGAAAAACGGATGCGCGGTATTGCTATTCGTGAAGAACTTACGGATGAATGGCAGAAACGCGGGGCGCAAGAGCAAAAGGATTACGAAATTTTAACGGCAGAAATCTCAAAAGCTACCTTTGGAATCACGCCCAGCCAGTATAAGAAGATAAAACGGTTAAAACGTGAAAACCTACGTGACCATATGGATGATTTAGAACTTATCTTTACAATGCCTGGAGAAAGGGCAACTACCGAAATTCACCGCACTGAAGATTCGCGGGGTGTGCCTAAGCTTAAATCCGATGCCAAAGCAGGAGGAGATATTGCCGGTAATGCCAGAAAACAGTTGGAAAAAAGAATAAGAAGGTCTATTGTCTCAAAAGATAATTTCTTAGAGCAATCTAAAAAGTTAAAAAATTGCCTTATAAATAATTAA
- a CDS encoding glycosyltransferase family 9 protein translates to MIKNILVVRNDRFGEFLLNIPAMRALKELYPQAKLTLAVDFAVCELAGAVECVDEVVVWDEVKGNLRKYKFDLCVVLNPTKEAHLSSFLAGIPLRVGYDRKWGFLLTHKLKDTKHLGDRHEVDCNLELVGLIGARTQNKSISIKVDETLFPELSGQEIIAIHPFTSDPVKQWPLERFKELARRIAQETKVKVVLVGRSEDRGLSPNGDCPHSQSPSAIVPLVLDAGDGIIDMVNKTSLVELAALLKRCSLLISGDSGPVHLAAAVGTPVVALFRNDLPGKTARRWGPWGDGHIIIEKNNLLMVTVEEVLETIKKVIN, encoded by the coding sequence ATGATTAAAAATATACTTGTTGTTCGCAATGACCGGTTCGGGGAGTTTTTGCTGAATATCCCGGCAATGCGCGCGCTGAAAGAATTATATCCACAGGCAAAACTTACTTTAGCGGTAGATTTCGCGGTTTGCGAATTGGCAGGGGCGGTTGAATGTGTTGATGAAGTAGTGGTTTGGGATGAGGTTAAGGGTAATTTAAGAAAGTATAAGTTTGATCTTTGTGTTGTTTTAAATCCTACTAAAGAGGCGCATTTGAGTAGTTTTTTAGCTGGTATTCCTTTGCGGGTAGGCTATGATAGGAAATGGGGATTTCTGCTGACGCATAAATTAAAAGATACGAAACATCTTGGTGACAGGCATGAGGTAGATTGTAATTTAGAATTAGTTGGATTGATTGGGGCGCGTACGCAAAATAAATCTATTTCAATTAAAGTTGATGAAACTCTTTTTCCTGAACTATCGGGCCAGGAGATTATAGCAATACATCCATTTACCAGCGACCCGGTTAAACAGTGGCCGCTTGAGCGATTTAAGGAGTTAGCGCGGAGAATTGCGCAGGAGACCAAGGTTAAGGTTGTACTAGTAGGTAGATCTGAAGATCGGGGACTGTCCCCGAATGGGGACTGTCCCCATTCGCAGTCGCCTTCAGCGATAGTTCCCTTAGTTTTAGATGCGGGCGATGGAATTATCGATATGGTCAATAAAACTTCTTTGGTGGAATTAGCCGCGTTATTGAAACGCTGCTCTTTACTTATTTCAGGTGACAGCGGACCGGTGCATTTAGCTGCTGCCGTGGGGACGCCGGTGGTGGCGTTGTTCAGGAATGATTTGCCGGGTAAAACTGCGCGGCGCTGGGGGCCCTGGGGAGATGGGCATATAATTATAGAGAAGAATAATTTATTGATGGTAACGGTTGAAGAAGTGCTTGAAACGATAAAAAAGGTTATCAATTAA